The Tripterygium wilfordii isolate XIE 37 chromosome 23, ASM1340144v1, whole genome shotgun sequence genomic sequence AAGAGATTTAAGTGGGAATATATTCCATGCAATTCTGCTTGTCTGCCATTTAAGGTAATGCACATGAATCACACATTTAGTTTTATCTTGCCCTAATTCATCtgtaaatatataatttgtgaTACTATGATATATAAATGTAAACCCAACCTCAAACACTTGAGACGTTATTTGAAGGACAAACTCACGCCGATCTTCATAATAAATAATATCCTCGAGTGATTTGAACCAAacctctttcatttcttttttttttttctatttctctCCTATTTCTTCTCATCTCTCTAAGACCCTTCACATTCACAAtttgatttcacaaaaacattttTTCCAACGCTTTTGAAAATATAATAGGACAATATTACGATTTTTgggaattttattttgtttcggAAAAGTAAGGGAATCATGCAATTAATCCCACGCAGACTATTGATTCTTCAGATTGTCAATATAAAATTAGCATAAGTAGGGGTGGTAAAAAATCGATTTCGAGTCGAACAATgtcacgtgtttatgaaatatttacatgtttggaCCGTAATCGGGATTGGATtgtggacgtacttaattgatcatacCAACACTGATTTAAATTCGGATAAGTAAATTAGACAATAATTTAATTCGCGTTAGGGTCCTAACAAGTAAACcgaacaaaatttttgtgtttggatccggATTTAAACCGGAtataaattttgtgtttggacacATATTTCGGACATACAACTTATATCCAAATTTAGTTTAATCCGGATCGCACAAATTCAATTATCCCGACCGGACAGAATTTTGCCATGTAACCGAATCCCCCTATGTGGTACACCTCACCAACAATTCATGGGCTAGCCGTTCACTTATTTGTCACAagactcacaagtcacaaaaCAAAATACACTACATCTCGCACACCAGATTCTgcttcttttatatataaaatttaaaattccaGTTAGGGGTTTATCGCAGCCTAACGAATATATTGTCGCCACGAGACTGAGGAAGACTGTAATTCGGTATTGAGAAATCCGTCTTACCATCAATGGCAGATCACTCTAAGCCGCCGGTATCAGAACTCGCTGCCACAACCCTAAACAACGACGCCGGATCGTTGAAGGCACGGTTCTCCGACCGCGTGCCTATCAGATCAGTTGTCTGCCGACCCGACGGTGGTGCGGGGCTCGCTGAACAACGGGTCCGGATCGGTGGATGGGTCAAGACTGGCAGAGAGCAAGGGAAGAACACGTTCGCGTTCCTTGAACTGAACGACGGGTCGTGCGCTGCGAATTTACAGGTCATCGTGGAAGCCGCCGTGGCGGATCTGGGGCAGCTGGTGCCGACCGGCACGTGTGCTGTTCTTGAGGGCGTGCTTAAGCTCCCACCGGAGGGTACCAAGCAGAAGGTGGAGCTCCGGGTAGAGCAGGTCATCCACGTCGGCCCCGTGGATCCGTCCAAGTATCCTATCCCTAAGACGAAGCTTACACTCGAGTTTTTGAGGGAACACATTCACCTTCGATCCAGAACTAACACGGTGAGTGTTTATCGATGTGGTCTCAAGTTATATATAGTTTTTGCGATTTGCTTATAATAGGTTAATgggatgaaaattttgaattaggAAGGATTTGGAGAAGACAAAATGACTAAACACATTTGCCTGGCCTTATTGTctaattaaaattattattttaataaataatttagattgcgaaaataatattatttgagTTTCTTTTGACTATTTTCTGCGATTTTTATTAGTTTCATGTTacatgatttattattattttttgaaacggggaggGGGATTTGAACCGGGTTACTAGGGTGATTCATAACAtccttaccactccaactacTGGCTCGGGTCGGGTGTGTCATGTTACATGAATTCATGGACGGACGCGCTATAATGTATTTTGAtcattttgtgccattttcaTTTGTTTCATGTTACATTGAATACATGGACGCCatgtttggttttgtttcttagaagtttttgttgaaaatagCTCTCAAAACTCAAAGGGGGGTTTTTTGGAATAATTTTTCGGAGCtataaaaatcataattttatcTTAAAAGATGAGTTTCATATTATGAAAATGGAAACGTGTTTGGTAGCATATaactcaacttttgtttcatttgttataaaagataaattttttacagaaaatcaagaaacagtaaaactattttctattttcaaaaataattacctactgtttttaaaaataataaaaaaaaaagtttctagAAATAGATACCAAATAGGTACTTGCATTATTGCATGTATATTTTTTCCTAAAATTTACTAAGCGCGAAGATGCATAGTAAAGGACTTACCCATCTCTATTTCTAAATTCAGTATTTATCACAACCGAGCAAAATACTGATGGGAAAAGCCATGGGCATTTTATTTATGGCCTTTGATATAACGCGAGTTTTATCAGATTTCTAAGATCAGTGATGGTGTTAAGTCGTGGACCATAGGTGGTTGAATTATCTGATCATGCACACCGGTTTCGGGTTGGTTTTGTTTCATTTGCACTCAAATGTTCAAAATATGTCTTGTCAATTATTATGATGTTGGTAAACATTAATAATAGTGCTTGGCTCTAGATTTCTGCGGTCGCAAGAATTCGAAATGAACTTTCTTTTGCTACCCACTCGTTCTTTCAAGAGCACGGGTTCCTTTATGTCCACACTCCAATTATAACCACCAGCGATTGCGAGGGTGCTGGTGAGATGTTTCAAGTTACAACCTTGATCAGTGAGGCGGAAAAGCTAGAGAGGGAGCTAATTGCAAATCCTCCACCATCAAAAGCTGACGTAGAAGCTGCTAGGCTTATTgaaagagagaaaggagaagCGGTTGCCCAACTAAAAGCGTCTAAAGCAAGTAAGCAAGACATTAATTCTGCTGTGGCTGAActgaaaagagaaagagagaacgtTTCAAAACTGGAGGAGAGATTAAACCTTAAACCGGGTATTCCTCAAAAAGATGGAAAGATAGACTATGGTCAAGACTTTTTTTCCCGTCAAGCATTTTTGACTGTTTCTGGCCAACTACAAGTTGAAACTTATGCATGCGCATTAAGCAGTGTCTACACATTTGGTCCAACTTTTCGTGCTGAACACTCTCACACTTCAAGGCATTTGGCTGAATTCTGGATGGTGGAGCCAGAAATAGCTTTTGCGGATCTTAAGGTTAGCTAAAAGCCTAAAACTTACTTTACTTGTTGAAAAGTTTTCTTATGAAGTTTTTCAAAGATTTTTTGGATGTTGGTTAGAATTTGATTAGGATCTCTGCAAATGATATAGTTATTGAAAATTTAGTGACTGCTGACTGCCTGACTGTTTGGAGCCGTCTGAATTGAACAATCTCTATAACAGGGGATCATAAATTGCTActtctttgttttattgttttggcTTGTACAGGAGGTATAATTGTTGTTGCTTTTGCAGGATGATATGAACTGTGCAGAGGCATATGTGAAATATCTTTGCCAGTGGTTACTTGACAAGTGTCTCGATGACATGGAATTTATGGCTAAGCATATTGATAAAAGTTGTATTGATCGTCTAAGATTGGTTGCTTCTACACCTTTTGTACGTATAACATATACGGAAGCAGTGGAATTACTACAGCAGGCTGTGAAGGATGGAAAGAAGTTCGATAACAATGTAGAATGGGGAATTGATCTAGCGTCTGAACATGAAAGGTGTGTGAGGCTGATGTTTTAGTGCATTTGTGATTCTAGAAGGGTAttttattgatgttttagttCTCCTGATCTTGTAGATACTTGACGGAGGTTAAATTTCAGAAACCTGTTATTGTGTACAATTATCCAAAAGGGATCAAAGCATTCTACATGAGACTTAATGATGATTCGAAGACGGTGGCTGCTATGGATGTCCTTGTACCGAAGGTAGGATGTTGTGCACTTGTGCCTATGCACACATTGTTTAACTTAATTTTAATTTCCTGCTTAATACTTGTTGAAAGTAGTTATTTTGTATGTAATAACAATAGTAGGATTGTTTTAGGTAGGAGAGTTAATTGGTGGAAGCCAAAGGGAGGAGCGTTACGAAAATATCAAGGAAAGGTAAACGGAAGTACTATTACTTTTAATTTTTCCTGCGTTCCTCCAGATATGTTGCCAGTCAAGCTCTTCTGCTTAACAATTTGCTCTGTAGGACCTTTTCCCCTCTGTTTTTATTGCATGTATGTTTGAATGATAAAGTTATTATTTCTAAACTGAATTATATATTTTGTGTGGCGAATTCTCTCATTGTAGAATCTTGGAGATGGGACTGCCTCTTGAGCCCTATGAATGGTACCTCGACCTGCGACGCTATGGAACTGTAAAGCACAGTGGATTTGGCTTAGGGTTTGAACGGATGATTCTGTTTGCCACCGGCATCGACAATATTAGAGATGTTATTCCTTTCCCCAGATACCCTGGGAGAGCAGATCTGTGAATGTTAACTTACGTAGAGATGATTAATATTTTGCCTACAGAATTGAACAGGGCTTGTTCTCCCATTGTAATCTGTTTGAAACTGCATGGCCACTTATTATGGATTTAGTTCAAATAGAAGTTACACTATTGAAACGACGTTGGGTCTTTTTAGCTAAGATGCTACAagtcccttgattttctttgaaattgtgtCTGTGGGAGGCCATTGGACTAGCCAGGAAATGACAGATTTTCTCGTCCTGGTAAAAGATTCGCAAACTTCCTTCTCAAAATTCCAGCTTTTGCTGTTTAATTGGCTTGTTATGTTGATTTTCTAATTTAATGTGTGAGCTAATGTCCACTCAACGGTTGCTTGCTTTGACTGCTTAACGAGCATGTCTATTTTCAAGATTTAATTACTTCCTCTTCAACATTCGGAGGCTATAAATTTTAGTATGCTATTTTCCCCctatatatcatatttttctGGAATTTTCCCTGCTGTTTCTTTGCGTATACAGTGTGGCAGAATTAAGAGGTTGGGCACTTGGGCTTTTCCTTTCCACAGTTGTCAGAGcaaattctttatttttcatttcaaggTTCATATTCTCTTTGATGCCCAGGTTATATTCTCTTTTCCCCCTATATATCAAATTTTGCTGGAATTTCCCTGCTGTTTCTTTGCGTATACAGTGTGGCAGAGTTAAGAGGTTGGGCCCTTGGTCTTTTCCTTTCCACTGTTGTCAGAGcaaattctttatttttcatttcaaggTTCATATTCTCTTTGATGCCCAGGTGATATCCAGTAGGTATGCGGTAGCTGAGTTGAGCAAAATGCAGGTAACCAATCactagaaaagaaaaacactagAATAACCATTTTCAGAAATCAGGAAGCAGGTAACCCATGGCCAGGGAAAAAAAGTAGCAGCAAACGATAACAGCGTTACCCAATTTAAACAAGAATTAACTAAGTCGATCATCGAAACAATAATAAAGTAACAGATTTAATCAATTCTAATCAGTCTCAGAACAATCACTCTTAAAAAACTTTTGGGTGACTATAAACTCACCTATGAAGGGAATATCAAACCACAGATGATTCAATCGTCATCTTCAATGATCCTGGTCCCCAAACCCTTTATACCCTCTGCTGGAATCTCTGCCACAGTAACAAGAGAATAGAGCTCCTCCTttgcatcttcatcttcattccTCTTGCGAGCAATTTGGACCCTGATCCTCCTAGGAACACTTCGTATACCTCTGCTCCAGATGTGTTTGTTCAACTTCACATCCACCCTCACATCATTAGTTCCCATTGCTTTCTGTGCAAACTTCCTGATCTCCTTGATCGCCTTAGGAGCCTTCTTCTTGAATGTGCTGTCATCCAGTTTTAAAGGTAGGATTAAGTACAAAAAATCAATACCTTGTCCGTATGACATTAGCATTtctaaattaacaaaaaaatgaagaaattctACATCCCGTAAATCGAATTGGTATAATGCTTAGATAAGCCTATGCGACTACAATACAACTATATcatcaaaataacataattattaTAACAACACCTAAATGTACTTTGATGAGGGAAAATGACAATAGAGGAAGCCTCCTCATAGTGTTCCACTGTCACTTAACTCAACCAAACTCCTAGAATTTTTTAGACATCTATCACATGGAACACTAgacaaaaaattcataaaacacCAACAAATTTCACTGTAAACAACATATTCAAAGAtaatattcaaataaatagCCAAGATGTAGCGCCATAAACATTTGACAATAAAGAACATACAGTATTTCATTCATAGCATacaattgagaattcccaacgACTTCAAATTTCCTGTACAACAAATCAGAAACTCCCTGTCTCAACCTCAATAACATTTTTATAAATAACCATCCCCAAAAGCACCCACTTATTCACCCAATAATCAGTAATGGCTAATGCAAATACAAGCAGTGCCCAAACCAGAGCATTCTTACTCGAACGTCTACTGCCACCTCATAAAACCATGGGCTTCATTCATCACAATAGTCAATCCATCAGCAACAGCAAAGTGCTATTCCTGATACTAAGCCGATAACAGCATCTGACGATAAAAATCCTTATTGATCCTCATAAAAAAAGGTTGCAGCTgcgttaacttgctatttgtgcaAGAGAAATGAGGAAAGAATTAACCACTTACTTATTGTCTATCTACGAAGTAACTGCTGAAACTCTTGAGAAAGTGATTCAAGCATTGCACCCAATCTAAAAGCACCAGCAAAAGGGGCAAACAAAATTGCTTTGATCCCCATGGAAAcagaaaatatatttgaaaCGTTAATTTCTTAGTTTTTATACTTAGTTTCAGCTACAGTATTTCTTCTTAGgcagaaaacaaaaaacggTTCCTACTGAATTTTCCTTTCACAGGCTTACACACATTAAAAAGGAACAAAGAATACTCTCACATTTTTgcaacacaaaacaaaaacgCTACTTGGACATACTCGGAAATAACGAAAAGGATCCCCAATCAACAACAGAAAGatcaggaaaagaaaaaaaaaagagcatccGAGGCTTCTTACCAGCCATGCAACCGCTTATGAAGGTTAATGGTGTACTCCCTGGTCACCACCTCCTCCTTTCTTCCCTTGGTCTTCTCAACCATTTTCACACTTTTCGAAGAAACTTACCTGCAAATCAGTCATTGGCCCCCTTCAGTACTCCACAACTTATCATTGTCAAAATACATTGTTGAGCTCGGATTTTCCATTGAGAAATCGAATCAGTAAATGAAAATCATATACAGATAACAAAAAAGTGAGAGACAAACAGACCTTAGGTTTGAGGTAGCgcaggaggaggaagaggcagACTCGAGGACGATAGTTAATAACTCGAGAGTTGATCCTCAAAACCCTAGTTTCCTTACCATTCCAAGGCTCTATAAAATGCTATACTGTTTGTCTATGGTCCACTGTTTTTATGGGCCACGTGCGCTCAGCTGCCCAAGCCCAACAATGATAAATACATAAGGGCTAGAAAAACTCAGATTCGGCCCATTTCGATACAAAATCTCGAATACCTACGTGACTGAATGGGCCCATATCCCCAGTGACCAAACCATGTTAGGTGGGCTTTGTAACACCATCTTTTGCTACTCAAAATATATGACGGAATTTTAACCTATTTGAATAAAAATTTGTTTTAATATATGATGGGCTTTTAACCTATTTGAATACAAATTTGTTTTGAGAGATCGATTGTTTATTAACCATTTTCGTTCATATACGAACATATTTCGCTCATTGGAAAAAATTAACCCTATACTTCTGCATCTAAGTTCTAACCAAACTTACCAACAAAAAATGACTCAATTGACAATCACTTTAGTTAAGCATATGTGTGCCCAAAATTTAATTTCACCTATAAACATATTTAAACATATTTCAAAAAAAGGCATTTCATTGGCTCTCTTCTTTTGTTTACAAAGTCTCTAGAAGTCACTCACTCAAGGTCTGTCCTTTTCTCGAAAATCATATCCCAACTGCAAGTCAAAAATCGAGGATTCACCAAATCCAGCAACTAAAAAATTCCGAGTACATGGAGAGGACCgaacataaatatataacttCTAGCCAGTCTGAAATTTTAACAGCAACTAAAAGAGAAGCACCCAAAGGAACAAAGGATTGTAACTTTCTCCAAGACCTTTCACTTCCTACCAGGGACCCTAACAGCTTGCCTGTTCCTCTTCTTGACACCAGACTTGGCAATCTTAAGGCTCCTCTGGACAGCACTAAGTCTAGCAAGAGCTGCCTTCTTCAAGTCTGGCCTGTAGTAGTTATCTGCAACCTGTAAATATAGCGAGGGATGCAATTATAGCAAAATCTAAAATTTCATATCCAACTAATACACATCATCGTTCGTCAAAAAAATGTTGTTCCTTCAACTAACATTAAGTTTATATACTTCTTTTACACCACAACATAGTAGAGTTTAAATCAATGGAAACTGCGTCTTTTCCTAGCTTATGATAAAGAAAAACAAGGCATTAAAACCTCAACTTCATTGTTCACAATAAAATATCTTTACATGGAGCAGGATTCAGTTTGAATACAATGAAAGTTCCTCTATTCTAGTCAACTCAATCATAAGGTAGCAAATATAAACATGAAAATTTATTGTTACCCTCTAAGGCTCTAACCACACTTTAATACTTCAAGCATCCAATAAATTAGAACTGAAGATTCATTCAAGTAGAAAAAGTAAGCAGTAAGTTCATACATGGATTGAGAAGAAAAGCTCAGAAGCCAAGCGtaacaaatatatttaattgaaaAACCCACTCAAGAGGGTCTTCTTACATGTTGGATTCTCATCACCACTAAgtgcacaacaaaaaaaaatgcaagggACTCGTATATTATGGTTCTCTAACTGAAAGCGTCGCACATAATAATGACATTAATTTCATATTATTGTTACCCTCTAAGGCTCTAACCACACTTTAATACTTCAAGCATCAAATAAATTACAACGGCTTCCTTCATTCAAGTAAAAAATGTAAGCAGCAAGTATACAAGTAGATTGAGAAGGAAAGCTCAGAAGCCAAGCGTAACAAATATATTTCATAGAAAAACCCACTCAAGAGGGTCTTCTTACATGTTAGCTTCTCATCACTGCTTAgcactcaacaaaaaaaaatgcaagtgACGCATTCATTATTGTTCTCTAACTGAAAGTGTCACACATAATAATGacattaattttatattattgttgCCTTCTAACAACACTTTAATACTTCAAGCATCAAATAAATTAGAACGGCTTCAGTCATTCAAGTAAAAATTGTAAGCAGTAAGTATACAAGCAGATTGAGGAGGAAAGCTCAGAAGCCAAGCGTAACAAATATATTTCATCGAAAAACCTGCACAGGAGGCTCTTCTTACATGTTAGCTTCTCATCACCGCTTAgtgcaaaaccaaaaaaaaatgcaagggACTCATATATTTAGGTTCTCTAACTGAAAATGTTACATGATAATGACATTAATTTCATATTATTGTTACCCTCTAACCACGCTTTTAATACTTCAAGCATCAAATAAATTAGAACGGCTTCACTCATTCAAGTAGAAATGTAAGCAGTAAGTATATAAGTAGATTGAGAAGGAAAGCTCAGAAGCCAAGCGTAACAAATATATTTCAATGAAAACCCACTCAAGAGGGTCTTCTTACATGTTAGCTTCTCATCAACGCTTAgtgcacaacaaaaaaaatgcaagGGACTCGTGTACACAAATAATGACATTAATTTCATATCATTGTTGCCCTCTAACCACACTTTAATACTTCAAGCGTCAAATAAATTAGAATGGCTTCACTCATTCAAGTAGAAAATGTAAGCAGTAAGTATATAAGTAGATTGAGAAGGAAAGCTCAGAAGCCAAGCGTAACAAATATATTTCAACGAAAACCCACTCAAGAGGGTCTTCTTACATGTTAGCTTCTCATCACCGCTtagtgcacaaaaaaaaaatgcaagggACTCGTACACACAAATAATGACATTAATTTCATATTATTTACCCTCTAACCACACTTTAATACTTCAAGCATAATTAGAACGGCTTCACTCATCCAAGTAAAAAAATGTAAGCAGTAAGTATACAAGTAGATTGAGAAGGAAAGCTCAGATGCCAAGCGTAACAAATATATTTCATCGAAAAACCCACTCAAGGGGGTCTTCTTACATGTTAGCTTCTCATCACCACTTAGTGCACAACAAAAAAATGCATGGAGCTCATATATTGAGTAGTTCTGTAACTAAAAGTGTCAGACATAATAGCATAAGCAAACAGATAAATAAACAGATAACCACCAAGACTCATGTAACAACCAAAACATTATTTATTACATCCAACAAATCTCAAGAGTCAAGACAAAACAACCGTAAAAATGTATTAACTTAGCAGTGACAGATTCACATATGAGACACCTCTGGAAGACTATAGAACCTCAAGATCTCACATCTTAACATAAATTTGTGTATATCGACATCAATAACCACAAATAATCATTCAAGTAGAAAATGTTCAAACTAGACTGAGAAGTAAAGCTCAGAAGCCAAGCGTAACAAGAATATTTCATTGAAGAACCCCACTCAAGCGGGGTCTTCTTACATGTTAGCTTCTCATCACTGCTTATATTCGACAACTAATTGCAAGAGAACTCAAAATCTCTCTTCtgacatatatatttgtgtaaatcaatacaaaaaaaaataatacctgATTGGTAACAGCTTTAGCCATGCGAGGGAACTCCTTCCTCATAACAGACTTGTGGGACAAGCTCTTCGGCTTGTTCTGCTTCTTTGTTTTCGTGGTAGCCAACACCACCGACGGCTCCTTGTCTCCGACAGACTGAATAGTCACCGTCTTGCGGTTTGCTAGACCTAAAATTCAACAACGAAGCGCATTAAACACCAAATGAACAAGGTAGGGTCTTATGTTTACTCGGTGATGAAGCTTACCGGAGTGCTTGTAGGAGTTGAGATTGTAGAGATTGTTGCTCTCCTTGCTGAACTGGACTTTAGCGTTCCCTCTCCCAAACTCTTTCACCAAGAAAGAGTTGTTCTTCTTCACGATCTCCCAAATCAATTGCCCTGGAACCGTCGCCATTTCTTGTCGCGCAACTGTACCACCAAAGTCCAAAATCTATGATTAGATCAAACCAGATTTGAGAATAAAACAATTTACATGACCAGATCTAATCAAACAGTTTTAAGAAGTGCAGAAATAATAGTTGGAACACTCCATCTAAGAACTCACAGAATGGGCTGAGTGGGGAACCGACtgcagaagaggaagaagaggggcGGAATTTATATCCAAGTTCATAAACCCTAATCGACCAAACTACAGATTCGGGCAttggaaaaataataataattaaaaaaataaaggcttattttgattaattggaATATAAAACTTATTTCTCGCTTAATTGTGACTTCTCCCATTTTGCAATcttttaatatttcatttttatttgaatattaAGATATTACTTTATTAGGGTAAGCTAAATATCTTAGtatcatgttctcaaatgctaatGTTCTAGTAATAAATATTCGTAGAGTACTGAATCTTTCGGCCGTCGTGCGGGGATGTTTGAGTATAATACGATATTGTTCGGGAGTGTCTGGTGATGAATGtcttcgaattttttttttattttttcttgtttttttagtcATCttagttgtactctatctttATGGTGGTTATGGACCTCAATTACCTAATTTGTTGGGTAATTTAATACAATCAAGACTATTActtttcaacaaaaaattagTAAATATTCAGagtttgaataaataaataaatgtgtaTTTTCAATAATCCCAAATTCAATTTCAACGCCCCATTTTTCCATTTTGGGGAATTTAAATTCGGGTTtctcattaaaatattttaacctATTAGGTCCAACCAtcaaaacaacaattttttttagaataagaaCACCTATATTAAAATAACCGAGCACAGATTACATAAGGAGGATCCACCTCCAGAAAcacaacaagaaaataaaaattcagaATCAAGAAAAAGAGAGCCAAAACAATAACATGAGTAAAGATATATAACTCTTTTTTGGACGCAGGTAGCTGCCTTAAAGTAGCAATCATGGCACTGAGGTGAATTGCCTTGAAAACTTTGCAAATAACGAGATTTGGAGAGGAAACGCTAAAGTGTTAAGATGTTTTCTTCATAATCTTGATCTAGACTACCAAAAGATGGACTCGCCACCAGCAAAACCCACATCAACACCCAGAAAAGCCATATCtaaaagagagagggaggaaaACATCATATCTGAGGAGGAGAAAATCTTcagatttagagtgtgtttggattgagggatttggggggaagggaaaggaagggaaatagagtttccttccaattcccttgtttggatagtttattaaaaattaaggggagggatttgaggggatttgggaggaagatttcattaaatttttgttaaaattctttctccccaaaatggagtcatttgaagggaagggattactaattaagtcatttgtaagttaaatatctattttacccttgtacataatattttaacataaaaataaggataaattagtaaatt encodes the following:
- the LOC119992642 gene encoding 60S ribosomal protein L31, whose product is MVEKTKGRKEEVVTREYTINLHKRLHGCTFKKKAPKAIKEIRKFAQKAMGTNDVRVDVKLNKHIWSRGIRSVPRRIRVQIARKRNEDEDAKEELYSLVTVAEIPAEGIKGLGTRIIEDDD
- the LOC119992528 gene encoding 60S ribosomal protein L28-1-like, with product MPESVVWSIRVYELGYKFRPSSSSSAVGSPLSPFFARQEMATVPGQLIWEIVKKNNSFLVKEFGRGNAKVQFSKESNNLYNLNSYKHSGLANRKTVTIQSVGDKEPSVVLATTKTKKQNKPKSLSHKSVMRKEFPRMAKAVTNQVADNYYRPDLKKAALARLSAVQRSLKIAKSGVKKRNRQAVRVPGRK
- the LOC119993649 gene encoding asparagine--tRNA ligase, cytoplasmic 1-like; amino-acid sequence: MADHSKPPVSELAATTLNNDAGSLKARFSDRVPIRSVVCRPDGGAGLAEQRVRIGGWVKTGREQGKNTFAFLELNDGSCAANLQVIVEAAVADLGQLVPTGTCAVLEGVLKLPPEGTKQKVELRVEQVIHVGPVDPSKYPIPKTKLTLEFLREHIHLRSRTNTISAVARIRNELSFATHSFFQEHGFLYVHTPIITTSDCEGAGEMFQVTTLISEAEKLERELIANPPPSKADVEAARLIEREKGEAVAQLKASKASKQDINSAVAELKRERENVSKLEERLNLKPGIPQKDGKIDYGQDFFSRQAFLTVSGQLQVETYACALSSVYTFGPTFRAEHSHTSRHLAEFWMVEPEIAFADLKDDMNCAEAYVKYLCQWLLDKCLDDMEFMAKHIDKSCIDRLRLVASTPFVRITYTEAVELLQQAVKDGKKFDNNVEWGIDLASEHERYLTEVKFQKPVIVYNYPKGIKAFYMRLNDDSKTVAAMDVLVPKVGELIGGSQREERYENIKERILEMGLPLEPYEWYLDLRRYGTVKHSGFGLGFERMILFATGIDNIRDVIPFPRYPGRADL